From the genome of Cytobacillus firmus, one region includes:
- a CDS encoding ABC transporter ATP-binding protein, whose protein sequence is MALLEIKNVTGGYTRNPVLKDVSFEVGEHEIVGLIGLNGAGKSTTIKHVIGLMEPKEGEITINGMQFLKDKEGYRKQFTFVPETPILYDELTLEEHLRITAMAYGLPETEYKQRVETLLKEFRMEKRLKWFPAHFSKGMKQKVMIMCAFLVQPSLYIVDEPFVGLDPLGIQSLLDLMKKMKESGAGILMSTHILATAERYCDRFVILHEGKVRAKGTLAELQQQFAMPGATLDDLYIQLTKEEDYV, encoded by the coding sequence ATGGCGCTGCTTGAAATTAAAAACGTTACCGGCGGCTATACGAGAAACCCGGTCTTAAAGGATGTCTCCTTTGAAGTGGGTGAACATGAAATCGTCGGCCTGATTGGCCTTAATGGAGCCGGAAAAAGTACGACCATCAAACATGTAATTGGCTTAATGGAACCGAAGGAGGGAGAAATAACGATCAATGGCATGCAATTCCTTAAGGATAAGGAAGGATATCGCAAGCAATTCACTTTTGTTCCGGAAACCCCAATTTTGTATGATGAACTTACACTCGAAGAGCATTTGCGTATTACAGCCATGGCATACGGTCTGCCTGAAACAGAGTATAAACAAAGAGTGGAAACACTGCTGAAGGAATTCAGAATGGAAAAAAGACTGAAATGGTTTCCAGCTCATTTTTCTAAAGGGATGAAGCAGAAAGTAATGATCATGTGCGCTTTTTTGGTGCAGCCGTCATTATACATTGTTGATGAACCATTTGTAGGTCTGGACCCGCTTGGCATTCAGTCACTTCTCGATTTGATGAAGAAAATGAAAGAGAGCGGTGCCGGCATTCTTATGTCTACCCATATCCTGGCAACTGCTGAAAGGTATTGTGATCGTTTTGTGATTTTACATGAAGGCAAAGTAAGGGCGAAGGGAACTTTAGCGGAGCTGCAGCAGCAATTTGCAATGCCGGGAGCAACCCTCGATGATTTATATATCCAGCTCACAAAGGAAGAAGATTATGTTTGA
- a CDS encoding ABC transporter permease, translating to MFDEKQLWKERFGRTVKELSRYLRYIFNGHIVIVMVFLLGTAAFYYQEWIKTLPGDFPAAAVIAIILALLVTYSPIYTFFSEADKIFLLPLEDRLSGYFRRSMAVSFFVHAYLLVMGLGVLLPLYAAVNDGNFKVFLPFLLILLMLKMINLLIRWKIQYYIETSVHVLDTCVRYAVNAVFLYFLFSGASPIFMLAAGVLLILLYLFFTMKSRYKGLKWEYLIDQEERRMTSFYRLANMFTDVPKLKDRVKRRKWLDWLLSGIPFKQDATFKNLYVRTFLRSGDYFGLFIRLTLIGAGAIYLISYGMGQILLVPLFMYLTGFQLLPLWNHHQDKLWVNLYPVKEDIQEKSFKQLLTGILYVQALLLSLAVLANGGWLASLLALAVGVLFAYVYTHIYIQKRLAGSRA from the coding sequence ATGTTTGATGAAAAACAATTATGGAAGGAGAGATTCGGGAGAACAGTCAAAGAGCTTTCCCGCTATCTCCGATATATCTTTAATGGCCATATTGTCATTGTCATGGTGTTTCTTCTGGGAACTGCAGCTTTTTATTATCAGGAGTGGATAAAAACTCTGCCCGGTGATTTTCCTGCTGCAGCGGTTATAGCAATCATCTTAGCTCTTCTGGTTACATACAGCCCAATTTATACATTCTTTTCTGAAGCAGACAAAATTTTTCTGCTGCCGCTTGAAGACAGGCTTTCAGGGTATTTCAGACGTTCGATGGCAGTCAGCTTTTTTGTGCATGCATATCTCCTTGTTATGGGGCTTGGAGTTTTATTGCCCTTATATGCAGCGGTGAATGATGGCAATTTTAAAGTGTTTTTACCATTTCTGCTCATCCTGCTGATGCTAAAAATGATCAATTTGCTGATACGCTGGAAGATACAATATTATATCGAAACAAGCGTACATGTATTGGATACATGTGTCCGTTATGCTGTTAACGCTGTGTTTCTATATTTTCTATTTAGCGGCGCTTCCCCCATTTTTATGCTGGCAGCAGGTGTGCTGCTGATCCTGCTGTATTTGTTCTTTACCATGAAATCCAGGTATAAAGGGCTGAAATGGGAATATTTGATTGATCAGGAAGAGCGAAGAATGACCTCCTTCTACAGGCTGGCCAATATGTTTACAGATGTTCCAAAGCTGAAAGACCGCGTAAAAAGACGGAAGTGGCTTGATTGGCTGCTTTCAGGAATTCCATTCAAACAGGATGCAACTTTTAAAAACCTTTATGTCCGTACATTTCTCCGTTCCGGTGATTACTTCGGTTTATTCATTCGTTTAACTCTTATTGGTGCTGGAGCAATTTATTTGATTTCGTATGGAATGGGACAAATCCTGCTTGTGCCGTTATTCATGTACTTAACCGGATTTCAGCTGCTGCCGCTATGGAATCACCATCAGGATAAGCTGTGGGTGAATTTATATCCGGTTAAAGAGGATATACAGGAGAAGTCCTTTAAACAGCTGCTGACAGGAATACTTTATGTTCAGGCACTCCTATTATCTCTTGCTGTACTGGCAAATGGCGGATGGCTGGCTTCGCTTTTGGCTTTAGCCGTTGGAGTTTTATTTGCATATGTATATACTCATATCTATATTCAGAAACGGCTGGCAGGCAGCCGGGCTTAA
- a CDS encoding EcsC family protein: protein MMEYELKAFYEIEEWKRRINKRSSMLNRLSKKAQTKVNSIIPEKAHQIITDSIKNMVKATLVGSNALTRKKQSAGRSLENMDLMLEEKISTYRKTAAVEGAGTGAGGILLGIADFPLLLSIKMKFLFESASIYGFDTKDYEERLFLLHVFQLAFSSDDKRKETLKLIEEWDDRKETLADMDWKVFQQEYRDYIDFVKMLQLVPGIGAAVGAYANYNLLDHLGETAKNAYRMRILKTAPRPD from the coding sequence ATGATGGAGTATGAATTAAAGGCTTTTTATGAAATTGAAGAATGGAAGAGACGGATCAACAAGCGCTCCAGCATGCTGAATCGCCTTTCCAAAAAAGCTCAGACAAAGGTAAATAGTATAATACCTGAAAAAGCTCATCAAATTATCACTGACAGCATTAAGAATATGGTAAAGGCCACTTTGGTTGGATCGAATGCACTCACCAGAAAAAAACAATCTGCCGGCCGCAGCCTGGAAAACATGGATCTCATGCTGGAAGAAAAGATTTCGACTTACCGCAAAACAGCTGCTGTCGAAGGTGCCGGAACCGGGGCAGGGGGAATACTCCTTGGCATTGCTGATTTTCCCTTGCTGCTGAGCATTAAGATGAAATTTCTTTTTGAATCTGCCTCTATATATGGATTTGATACAAAAGATTATGAAGAGCGCCTGTTTCTCCTCCATGTCTTTCAGCTCGCATTTTCCAGTGATGATAAAAGGAAAGAAACGCTGAAGCTGATTGAAGAATGGGATGACCGGAAGGAAACACTGGCTGATATGGACTGGAAGGTATTTCAGCAGGAATACCGGGATTATATTGACTTTGTTAAAATGCTCCAGCTGGTGCCGGGTATTGGTGCTGCTGTCGGGGCGTATGCGAACTATAATTTGCTAGATCACTTAGGTGAAACCGCTAAAAATGCTTATCGTATGAGAATTTTAAAGACAGCCCCAAGGCCTGATTAG
- a CDS encoding M20 family metallopeptidase, with product MSESLFKKLESYYDEMVSIRRYLHQNPEVSFKEEKTAHYIKTFYENLGIEVRSHVGGNGVVARIHGSKPGKTIALRADFDALPIQDEKDVPYKSLVPGVMHACGHDGHTATLLVLAKALNELRDELEGTYVMIHQHAEEYAPGGAISMIKDGCLEGVDAIFGTHLWASEPTGKIQYRVGPFMAAADRFEVTIQGKGGHGAQPHKTKDAIVTASQLVVNLQQIVSRKVNPIDSAVVTVGSFVADNAFNVIADRAKLIGTVRTFNEDVRTNIEEEIERIVKGTCYTADSDYEYQFHRGYPAVVNHKRETEYLAELAGKIDEVRWAEETDPEMGGEDFAYYLQHVKGTFFFTGARPENTSENYPHHHPKFDIDEKAMLIAAKTLGAAALNYHSYQESKDSVEVGK from the coding sequence ATGTCTGAATCACTATTTAAAAAACTGGAAAGCTATTACGATGAAATGGTCTCCATCCGGCGCTATCTTCATCAGAATCCTGAAGTATCTTTTAAGGAAGAAAAGACGGCTCACTATATCAAAACCTTTTATGAAAATCTGGGGATTGAAGTCCGGAGCCATGTAGGGGGAAATGGAGTGGTTGCCAGGATTCATGGCAGCAAACCAGGAAAGACCATCGCTTTAAGAGCCGATTTTGATGCACTTCCTATCCAGGATGAAAAGGATGTCCCATATAAATCATTGGTCCCTGGGGTAATGCATGCTTGCGGACATGATGGACATACGGCAACTTTACTTGTACTGGCGAAGGCACTAAATGAACTTCGCGATGAATTAGAAGGTACATATGTAATGATTCACCAGCACGCCGAGGAATATGCTCCGGGCGGAGCGATTTCGATGATCAAAGATGGCTGCCTTGAGGGTGTCGATGCCATTTTTGGAACACACCTGTGGGCATCAGAACCAACAGGGAAGATCCAATATCGGGTTGGCCCATTTATGGCGGCAGCAGACAGGTTTGAAGTTACCATCCAAGGAAAAGGCGGGCACGGAGCACAGCCTCACAAAACGAAAGATGCGATTGTAACTGCCTCCCAGCTGGTTGTCAATCTTCAGCAAATCGTCAGCAGAAAAGTAAATCCAATTGACTCTGCCGTTGTAACAGTTGGTTCCTTTGTAGCTGATAACGCATTTAATGTAATTGCTGATAGAGCAAAATTGATCGGTACTGTCCGCACATTTAACGAGGACGTCCGCACTAATATCGAAGAGGAAATCGAGCGCATTGTCAAAGGAACATGCTACACAGCAGACAGTGACTATGAGTATCAGTTCCATAGAGGCTACCCTGCTGTTGTCAATCATAAAAGGGAAACCGAATACCTGGCTGAACTGGCAGGAAAAATTGATGAAGTCAGATGGGCAGAAGAGACAGACCCTGAAATGGGCGGTGAAGATTTCGCATACTATCTGCAGCATGTGAAAGGCACCTTCTTCTTTACAGGGGCAAGACCTGAAAATACATCAGAAAATTACCCGCACCATCACCCAAAATTTGATATTGATGAAAAAGCCATGCTGATCGCAGCCAAAACACTGGGAGCAGCAGCTTTAAACTATCATAGCTATCAGGAAAGCAAGGACTCCGTTGAAGTAGGAAAATAA
- a CDS encoding phosphatase PAP2 family protein — MLKSKWTYFFLAVSASIFLYFLVAVTNGQTLDFDRYLSKFFTGLFSESTHPFFEAMDNMGSKTGVGIITLAFLALLWLKYRNYEAMAAVVFAVAAGNEVNKWLKEAVGRPRPDQEHLVEVASLSFPSGHAMIGMILYTLLAYFIITELKKSSAKWITAIIAGIWIFFMGISRIVMGVHYPSDIAAGFAAGYIWVFISISLYTALKSMFRRNSYERESA; from the coding sequence ATGCTTAAATCTAAATGGACCTATTTTTTCCTGGCTGTATCCGCATCCATTTTTCTATATTTTCTTGTTGCCGTTACTAACGGACAAACTCTTGATTTTGACCGTTATTTGTCAAAATTCTTTACAGGATTATTTTCAGAAAGCACCCATCCGTTTTTTGAAGCCATGGACAATATGGGGAGTAAAACCGGTGTAGGGATTATTACATTGGCTTTCTTAGCGCTGCTTTGGCTCAAGTATAGGAATTATGAGGCGATGGCAGCTGTTGTTTTTGCTGTTGCAGCGGGAAATGAAGTAAATAAGTGGCTTAAAGAGGCTGTTGGAAGGCCGCGCCCTGATCAGGAGCATCTTGTTGAGGTGGCGAGTCTCAGCTTTCCGAGCGGACACGCGATGATTGGGATGATTCTATATACGTTATTAGCCTATTTTATCATTACCGAGCTGAAGAAATCGTCAGCGAAATGGATCACGGCGATTATAGCCGGCATTTGGATTTTTTTTATGGGGATCAGCCGGATCGTGATGGGTGTACATTATCCGTCTGATATTGCAGCAGGATTTGCAGCAGGCTATATTTGGGTATTCATTTCAATCTCCCTATACACGGCCTTAAAGTCAATGTTCAGAAGAAATTCATATGAGCGGGAATCAGCATAG
- the liaF gene encoding cell wall-active antibiotics response protein LiaF, which produces MRYRSVNQIIFAITLSAIGVLLLLMNIGVISLEIKEVFVVIYPFILLAAGCYYLLSYILKNSRSGMFPGLFLIVFSMLLILDRLGVIEFRFMEIWKLWPLFLIFIGINILLKKDRLKVHFEQDFPADIYGKDKGASEKKVINISKYESPQPLKNIRGFSIGDVDFKQPNWSLEPMDLYTMIGDYFIDFSKAFIPEKETPVIVRGWIGDVKMIIPENIPVMIQSNINIGDIRIFDQKTGDINRSLQYKSPGYDEASRKLKIAVQVKIGSIRIDKV; this is translated from the coding sequence ATGAGATACAGGTCCGTTAATCAAATAATCTTCGCGATAACTTTATCAGCTATTGGGGTTTTGCTTCTTCTTATGAACATAGGTGTCATTTCCTTGGAAATAAAAGAGGTATTTGTCGTAATTTACCCCTTTATCCTATTGGCTGCCGGGTGTTATTATCTGCTGTCATACATACTGAAGAATAGCCGGAGCGGGATGTTTCCCGGGTTATTTCTAATTGTATTTTCAATGCTATTAATCCTTGATCGTCTCGGAGTAATTGAATTCAGGTTTATGGAAATCTGGAAACTCTGGCCCCTGTTTCTTATTTTTATCGGCATTAATATTCTTTTGAAAAAAGATCGTTTAAAGGTACATTTTGAACAGGATTTTCCGGCAGATATCTATGGGAAAGACAAAGGTGCATCGGAGAAAAAAGTTATTAATATCTCAAAATATGAAAGCCCTCAGCCGCTTAAAAATATAAGAGGCTTTTCAATTGGCGATGTGGATTTTAAACAGCCGAATTGGTCTCTCGAGCCGATGGATTTATATACAATGATCGGTGATTATTTTATCGATTTCAGCAAAGCTTTCATCCCGGAGAAAGAGACGCCTGTCATTGTGAGAGGGTGGATTGGCGATGTGAAAATGATCATCCCCGAAAACATTCCGGTGATGATCCAGTCAAATATTAATATAGGAGACATCCGCATTTTTGATCAAAAGACAGGTGACATCAACCGCAGTCTTCAATATAAGTCACCTGGTTATGATGAAGCATCCAGAAAGCTGAAAATCGCTGTACAAGTAAAAATTGGATCCATTCGGATCGATAAAGTATAG
- a CDS encoding sensor histidine kinase — MKKSGIRYWFVQSFIMMAIISSLIFFVGLQVYLFYNSESPLTIKSTFWLFLYVLTVLLLTGAYFGLKGSYLIKGRLGDILLFVSTLRSGKYADRMESYEKDEIGLISDELNQLAENIQEQVFSMQRLADEKSALAQTAHSAAVMEERQRLARDLHDVVSQQLFALSMMSSAALRVFDLDSVKAREQLNEISEIAAKAQGEMRALLLHLRPVQLSNDRLCDGIIKLIQELKAKTNIEFHASIDEVENLSKAAEEHLFRIVQEALSNVLRHADAGKIRITLTEEEDYIYLFIADNGKGFNPHKERITSYGLKTMRERCEEVGGIFKIRSKENEGTYIDIKIPAKGRG, encoded by the coding sequence ATGAAAAAAAGCGGAATCAGGTATTGGTTTGTGCAGAGCTTTATTATGATGGCCATTATAAGTTCATTAATCTTTTTTGTCGGATTGCAGGTCTATCTATTTTACAATTCTGAATCGCCATTGACAATAAAGAGCACCTTTTGGCTGTTTTTGTATGTTTTAACGGTATTACTCCTTACGGGTGCCTATTTTGGGCTCAAGGGCAGCTACTTAATAAAAGGGCGACTCGGTGATATTTTATTATTTGTTTCGACCTTAAGAAGCGGCAAGTATGCTGATCGGATGGAATCTTATGAAAAAGATGAAATAGGATTAATATCAGATGAACTGAATCAGCTGGCTGAAAATATTCAGGAGCAGGTTTTTTCCATGCAGCGGCTTGCCGATGAAAAGTCTGCATTGGCACAAACCGCCCATTCAGCAGCTGTAATGGAAGAAAGACAGCGCCTGGCCAGGGATCTGCATGATGTAGTGAGCCAGCAGCTTTTCGCATTAAGTATGATGTCTTCAGCAGCCCTGAGAGTTTTTGATTTGGATAGTGTTAAAGCGAGAGAGCAGTTAAATGAAATCTCTGAAATCGCTGCGAAAGCCCAGGGGGAAATGAGAGCGCTTCTCCTCCATCTTAGGCCTGTGCAGTTGAGTAATGACAGACTCTGTGACGGTATTATTAAGCTGATACAGGAGTTAAAGGCAAAAACAAACATCGAATTCCATGCAAGCATTGATGAGGTTGAAAATCTTTCCAAAGCAGCGGAAGAACATTTATTCAGGATTGTCCAGGAGGCTTTATCTAATGTGCTCCGACATGCGGATGCAGGAAAGATCAGAATAACCCTAACGGAAGAGGAAGATTACATCTATCTTTTTATTGCTGATAATGGAAAAGGGTTTAATCCTCATAAAGAGAGAATCACTTCTTACGGGCTGAAAACTATGAGGGAACGCTGCGAGGAGGTTGGCGGAATATTCAAAATACGATCCAAAGAAAACGAAGGAACTTATATAGATATTAAAATTCCGGCAAAGGGGAGAGGCTGA
- a CDS encoding response regulator transcription factor, protein MIRVAVVDDHEMVRRGIISYLATESNIEVIGEAGSGNEAVKLVLKERPEIVLMDLLMENGNGIEATREILKSFPECRIIIITSFYDDEQVFPAIEAGAFSYMLKTANAAEVVNAIKKAAQGEPVIESKVAGKMVSRFREKEKKPHDDLTEREFDVLLCIGEGMTNQEISEELFIGIKTVKTHVSNILSKLGVTDRTQAAVYANRNGIIKKQAKKG, encoded by the coding sequence ATGATCAGGGTAGCAGTTGTGGATGATCATGAAATGGTCAGAAGGGGCATTATTTCTTATTTGGCAACTGAATCTAACATAGAGGTCATTGGGGAAGCAGGCAGTGGGAATGAAGCTGTAAAGCTTGTGCTGAAAGAGCGGCCGGAAATCGTTTTGATGGATCTCCTGATGGAAAATGGGAACGGAATAGAAGCGACAAGGGAGATTTTAAAAAGCTTTCCTGAATGCAGAATTATTATTATAACCAGCTTTTACGATGATGAGCAAGTTTTTCCAGCCATTGAAGCGGGTGCCTTCAGCTATATGCTGAAAACGGCAAATGCTGCCGAAGTTGTAAATGCCATTAAGAAAGCTGCGCAGGGTGAGCCTGTCATTGAGTCAAAGGTTGCGGGGAAAATGGTAAGCCGTTTCAGAGAAAAAGAGAAAAAGCCTCATGATGATTTAACTGAAAGGGAATTTGATGTTCTGCTCTGCATTGGGGAAGGGATGACTAACCAGGAAATCAGTGAGGAATTGTTCATTGGCATCAAAACCGTCAAAACACACGTAAGCAATATCCTCAGTAAACTGGGCGTTACAGACCGTACACAGGCAGCCGTTTATGCCAACCGAAATGGAATCATAAAAAAACAGGCGAAAAAAGGATGA
- a CDS encoding antibiotic biosynthesis monooxygenase family protein — MKLYMARGTYDFLKKIEDKHPNENMVTMQNTDTSLLIHETSGASIFKEPRSYEVIDSSGTFSGAGFAVLNNVPVTDEGRPLFEHRLKNRAGLIENEPGFMAIRVLRPLESNTYVTLTLWQDEKSFKNWQNSKAYEKAHEKRGTESGIDKTPNIFSSPPYVTQYYIPEEE, encoded by the coding sequence ATGAAGCTTTATATGGCCAGAGGAACTTACGATTTTTTGAAAAAAATTGAGGATAAGCACCCAAATGAAAACATGGTTACAATGCAGAATACTGATACATCCTTATTAATTCATGAAACATCAGGCGCCTCCATCTTTAAAGAGCCCCGTTCCTATGAAGTCATCGATTCTTCCGGAACCTTCTCGGGCGCAGGATTTGCCGTTCTGAACAATGTACCTGTTACAGATGAAGGCAGGCCGCTATTTGAGCACCGGCTGAAAAACAGGGCAGGACTTATCGAAAATGAACCGGGATTTATGGCTATCCGTGTCCTGCGGCCTCTTGAATCAAACACATATGTCACCCTAACGCTATGGCAGGATGAAAAATCATTTAAAAACTGGCAGAATTCCAAAGCATATGAAAAAGCACATGAAAAGCGCGGGACGGAGAGCGGCATTGATAAGACACCGAATATTTTTTCCAGCCCTCCATACGTGACCCAATATTATATCCCTGAAGAAGAGTAA